From Aricia agestis chromosome 11, ilAriAges1.1, whole genome shotgun sequence, a single genomic window includes:
- the LOC121731895 gene encoding ephexin-1 isoform X5, with protein MVSERPPVNGGIGPPRPRTMRRSCGDQVSVTSPSKVYIETSAKSPHYSTNDVASVYQNLDNVKYIDVPECTWWLSARTVLCKGEVETQDLVAYIDCDSSDSGHLYESLEPPLPPPPAPIPYNDDFDSFDSDTDTDDHTKNDEPLPPTLPASRLPNPPHGGQYTLTKIASAAHRKMREIKRNFTKRYSVALDGRPFAKVLNNQNGTYDTPKNHKVKSPIYANCEKPENPPYSNIVFNDSKPAMTKDENPVKYERRADKRHSSGDVPPPLPEKLLEKPSTPPSEGKANGTLSRKAYFSFKSRFRRATSMGVDINDVPAALKITNSTFYLTDSMDGDSGFSNCSDNAPAAGEKRNGTSRRAWADSAPCLALERPTAPPPPPPLPPPPHDLSAVNEELKRLLPTLTRKDKARTRTSWYAECGADTPPQPALSATASWYAEAGSYQAGNISSSSGASSGSHPASPLPHSLFTHEPLYQFYNAAKVESVCRDIGDSDSDAYSSGTPAPAGPAPRPSAMALVAPRGPARTLWCEVPEVLNSAVLSSLAPAQKRLQEAKFELLTSEASYLNSLSVLETHFASHPAFRDPHVLPPADWDILFSTILPVRKCSQILMADLEKCWQENILLHGICDIVRSHAAARFRVYVKYCEHQALMIRALARLRQRPAFAAALKRLESHPACQSLSLHSFLLLPMQRVTRLPLLLDAVLRNLQPEDHEYDGCMRALATLNDLVSQCNEGARNTERIEELWRLSQIIEMPSTLRNPPNLGPACSRRDRKPIRWLVRSGEMTQLVWKTDELKLTFGKKFHKTPLHLFLFNDHLVITKKKGEDVYVCVDHCPRSLVEVCSSDAVPAKHALLLTLLENHQGRTVEMLMSCESETAAARWGEALAAPAAGAGEAVYAGWDCPQVAALYAYSPAQPDELGLHEGDVVNVTRKTSEGWYYGERTRDGESGWFPGAYTAEIASPHVRARNLRQRYRLLALSGTYLGQKKK; from the exons ATGGTATCGGAGAGGCCGCCAGTGAATGGCGGAATCGGTCCGCCGCGGCCTCGGACTATGCGCAGGAGTTGCGGCGATCAAG TATCGGTAACATCGCCGTCGAAAGTGTACATCGAGACGAGTGCGAAATCGCCGCACTACAGCACCAACGATGTGGCAAGCGTGTACCAGAATTTAGACAACGTGAAATACATTGATGTGCCCGAGTGTACGTGGTGGCTGAGCGCGCGGACGGTGTTGTGCAAGGGGGAAGTCGAGACGCAGGATCTGGTGGCGTATATTG ACTGTGACAGCAGCGACTCGGGCCACCTGTACGAGTCGCTGGagccgccgctgccgccgccgcccgcgcccatACCGTACAACGATGACTTCGACTCCTTCGACAGTGATACTGACACGGATGATCATACTAAG AACGACGAGCCCCTCCCGCCAACGTTACCGGCGTCCCGCCTCCCGAACCCCCCGCACGGGGGACAGTACACCCTGACCAAGATAGCCAGCGCCGCCCACAGGAAAATGAGAGAGATCAAACGGAACTTCACTAAGAGATACTCAG tTGCTCTCGATGGAAGGCCGTTTGCGAAAGTTTTGAACAATCAAAACGGGACATACGATACTCCGAAGAATCACAAAGTAAAGTCACCTATATACGCCAACTGCGAGAAGCCGGAAAACCCACCGTACAGCAATATAGTATTTAATGATTCCAAACCAGCAATGACGAAGGACGAAAATCCCGTGAAATATGAAAGGAGGGCGGACAAAAGGCATAGCAGCGGTGACGTACCTCCTCCGCTTCCAGAGAAGTTACTAGAGAAACCTTCGACGCCGCCCAGCGAGGGCAAAGCTAATGGAACTCTTTCTAGAAAAGCATACTTCTCGTTCAAGTCCCGGTTCAGAAGAGCGACATCTATGGGCGTGGACATCAATGACGTGCCGGCTGCTCTGAAAATTACCAACTCTACGTTCTATCTGACTGACTCTATGGACGGCGATTCCGGATTCAGCAATTG CAGCGACAACGCTCCAGCTGCGGGCGAGAAACGCAACGGTACGTCGCGGCGCGCGTGGGCCGACTCCGCCCCCTGCCTCGCGCTCGAGCGGCCCACCGCCCCGCCCCCACCGCCTCCGCTCCCGCCCCCGCCGCACGACCTTAGCGCTGTCAACGAAG AACTGAAGCGCCTCCTGCCGACGTTGACGCGCAAGGACAAGGCGCGCACGCGTACGTCGTGGTACGCAGAGTGCGGCGCGGACACGCCCCCGCAGCCCGCGCTCTCCGCTACCGCTTCCTG GTACGCAGAGGCGGGTTCATACCAGGCGGGCAACATCTCGTCGTCGTCAGGGGCGTCGTCAGGCTCCCACCCCGCCTCGCCACTGCCCCACTCGCTGTTCACACACGAACCCCTCTACCAGTTCTACAACGCTGCTAAAGTTGAG TCGGTGTGTCGTGACATCGGCGACTCGGACTCGGACGCGTACTCGAGCGGGACGCCCGCCCCCGccggccccgccccccgcccgtCCGCCATGGCGCTCGTCGCGCCGCGCGGCCCCGCCCGCACGCTGTGGTGCGAGGTGCCCGAAGTCCTCAACTCCGCTGTTCTCA GTTCCCTGGCCCCCGCTCAGAAGCGCCTCCAAGAAGCGAAGTTCGAGCTGTTGACGTCAGAGGCGTCGTACCTCAACTCGCTGAGCGTGCTCGAGACGCACTTCGCGTCGCACCCCGCCTTCCGCGACCCGCACGTGCTGCCGCCCGCCGACTGGGACATCCTGTTCTCCACCATACTACCCG TGCGAAAGTGCTCGCAAATCCTAATGGCGGACTTGGAGAAGTGCTGGCAGGAGAACATTCTACTACACGGCATCTGCGACATCGTCCGCTCGCACGCGGCCGCGAGGTTCCGCGTATACGTCAAGTACTGCGAGCACCAGGCGCTCATGATACGAGCGCTGGCTCGCCTGCGACAGAGACCCGCTTTCGCCGCCGCGCTAAAGAG ACTGGAGTCCCATCCGGCATGTCAGTCGCTGTCGCTCCACTCGTTCCTGCTGCTGCCGATGCAGCGAGTGACGCGGCTGCCGCTGTTGCTGGATGCTGTGCTGCGGAACCTGCAGCCCGAAGACCACGAGTACGACGGATGCATGCGCGCGCTGGCTACGCTCAATGAC TTGGTGTCGCAATGCAACGAAGGTGCACGCAACACGGAGCGTATAGAGGAGCTATGGCGGTTGTCGCAGATCATCGAAATGCCCAGCACTCTACGGAACCCGCCCAACCTGGGACCCGCGTGCTCTCGGAGGGATCGCAA GCCGATCCGCTGGTTGGTGAGGTCTGGTGAGATGACCCAACTGGTATGGAAGACGGACGAGCTGAAACTGACCTTCGGCAAGAAGTTCCACAAGACCCCGCTACACCTGTTCCTGTTTAATGACCACCTCGTCATCACTAAGAAGAAAGG CGAGGATGTATACGTGTGCGTGGACCACTGCCCGCGCTCGCTAGTGGAGGTGTGCTCCAGCGACGCGGTGCCGGCCAAGCACGCGCTACTGCTGACCCTGCTGGAGAACCACCAGGGACGCACCGTCGAGATG TTAATGTCGTGCGAGAGCGAAACGGCGGCGGCGAGGTGGGGGGAGGCGCTGGCGGCgccggcggcgggcgcgggcgagGCCGTGTACGCGGGGTGGGACTGCCCGCAGGTGGCGGCGCTGTACGCGTACTCGCCCGCACAGCCCGACGAGCTGGGCCTGCACGAGGGTGACGTGGTCAACGTGACGCGCAAGACTAGTGAAG GTTGGTACTACGGCGAGCGGACGCGCGATGGCGAATCTGGTTGGTTCCCGGGCGCGTATACAGCGGAGATAGCGTCGCCGCACGTGCGCGCACGCAACCTGCGACAGCGGTACCGCCTACTCGCACTGTCCGGGACGTACTTGGGACAGAAGAAGAAATGA